In Chitinophaga nivalis, a single genomic region encodes these proteins:
- a CDS encoding winged helix-turn-helix transcriptional regulator yields MPEFIYDNKLFYTPIEFALNHIGGTWKMPILWRLRTNVLRYGELKNDIPHITHKMLTTQLKELEEKGFITRTAYPVVPPKVEYRITEKGQQAIPVIERIMQYGLELMKDAGIQHPPRP; encoded by the coding sequence ATGCCTGAGTTTATTTACGATAACAAACTTTTTTATACGCCAATTGAATTTGCGCTAAACCATATTGGTGGCACCTGGAAGATGCCCATCCTGTGGCGGCTCCGGACGAATGTGTTAAGGTATGGCGAGCTGAAAAATGATATTCCGCATATCACCCATAAGATGCTGACCACGCAGCTGAAGGAGCTGGAAGAGAAAGGCTTTATTACCCGTACGGCCTATCCGGTAGTACCGCCGAAAGTAGAATACCGGATTACCGAAAAAGGCCAGCAGGCAATACCTGTGATTGAGCGAATTATGCAATATGGTCTGGAGCTGATGAAGGACGCAGGTATCCAGCATCCCCCCAGACCCTGA
- a CDS encoding MFS transporter encodes MKRILYVLALGIFGIATTEFGVIGILPQIATAFNITTDKAGWLLSAFALIIAVSGPFVTLFFSSWNRKQSMILVLAVFTGGNIIAALSTSFPMLLIARMLPAFMHPVYWSNGLTMAANSVPEAESPKAVSIVFGGFTIASVLGVPLATWMADLFSWQASFLLCAVVNGISFLGLLLFLPDMPGVKTSFGTQLQVLRKPALWVSLGLACLIVAAMYASYGYMAVYLREVTRMNGAQISMMLLVFGITGVAGNWLAGKLLSRSRLYTTMGFIGLLLLTHVLLYFAGIYMVPMIVMVCLWGFIHTGGFLISNINVTTMAPEAPELVNSIFTSCGNLAVTIGATVGGVTIAHAGVHQIMWTSVVLLLLSLVVVCAANYKRLARMV; translated from the coding sequence ATGAAACGCATACTTTATGTACTTGCGCTGGGAATATTTGGAATTGCCACCACAGAATTTGGTGTCATCGGTATCTTACCGCAGATAGCCACAGCTTTTAATATCACTACGGATAAAGCCGGCTGGCTGTTAAGTGCGTTTGCACTGATCATCGCCGTCAGCGGTCCTTTTGTAACCTTGTTTTTTTCTTCCTGGAACAGGAAACAGTCGATGATACTTGTTTTGGCTGTCTTCACAGGCGGTAATATTATTGCTGCCTTATCCACCAGTTTTCCGATGTTGTTAATTGCCCGGATGTTGCCGGCATTTATGCATCCGGTATACTGGTCAAACGGGCTTACCATGGCGGCCAACTCCGTGCCGGAAGCGGAATCGCCGAAGGCGGTGAGTATTGTATTCGGTGGCTTTACCATTGCCAGTGTGCTGGGTGTACCGCTGGCCACCTGGATGGCAGACCTGTTTAGCTGGCAGGCATCCTTTCTTTTATGTGCCGTTGTTAACGGAATCTCTTTTCTCGGATTATTATTGTTTTTGCCGGATATGCCAGGCGTAAAAACCAGTTTCGGTACACAGTTGCAGGTACTGCGTAAGCCGGCCCTGTGGGTGAGTCTGGGGCTGGCCTGTCTGATCGTGGCTGCCATGTATGCCAGCTATGGTTATATGGCAGTATATCTGCGGGAAGTAACGAGGATGAACGGCGCACAGATCAGTATGATGCTGCTGGTATTCGGTATTACCGGCGTAGCCGGCAACTGGCTGGCAGGAAAACTGTTGAGCAGGAGCCGGCTTTATACGACGATGGGTTTTATTGGGTTGTTACTGTTAACACATGTGTTGCTGTATTTTGCCGGGATATATATGGTGCCGATGATCGTCATGGTTTGTTTATGGGGGTTTATCCATACCGGCGGATTTCTGATCAGTAATATCAATGTCACTACCATGGCGCCGGAAGCACCGGAGCTGGTGAATAGTATCTTCACTTCCTGTGGCAACCTGGCGGTAACGATTGGCGCTACTGTTGGTGGTGTAACTATTGCTCACGCCGGGGTACATCAGATTATGTGGACGAGTGTTGTATTGTTATTATTGTCTTTAGTGGTGGTATGTGCCGCTAATTATAAAAGACTGGCCCGGATGGTGTAA
- a CDS encoding helix-turn-helix domain-containing protein — MRKNLSVAEFYSCHSKYLPDNIRKEVGHFNVFKVSDMQSRCSSFGRKEFYTIILVKGRCKYHYAEQTVTVEDNTLVFCTPDVPYELEPVTMKKSGMLCIFTADFFSRYGGIQLQEYPVFSAGAQSFYKLTPARQQEVVRIFHKMFAEISTDYLYKYDVLRNCVLDLVHEASKLQPEVSLLQHSNAAARIAAMFTELLERQFPVASLSQQIALRTPGDFAEALSIHVNHLNKALKEITGKTTSALIAERIIQEARLLLKRTQWNVSEIANCLGFEELPHFIHFFRKNVQMTPAAYRK; from the coding sequence ATGCGGAAAAATTTAAGCGTAGCAGAATTTTACTCTTGTCATTCGAAGTATTTGCCGGATAATATCCGGAAAGAAGTAGGACATTTTAATGTATTTAAAGTGTCGGATATGCAATCGCGGTGCTCTTCTTTCGGCCGCAAGGAATTTTATACCATCATCCTGGTAAAAGGCCGGTGTAAATACCATTATGCCGAGCAGACGGTTACTGTGGAAGATAATACCCTGGTATTTTGCACACCCGATGTGCCTTATGAGCTGGAACCTGTTACCATGAAGAAATCCGGTATGTTATGCATTTTTACGGCTGATTTCTTTTCCCGCTACGGTGGTATTCAGCTGCAGGAATATCCCGTTTTCAGTGCCGGCGCCCAATCATTTTATAAACTCACGCCGGCGCGGCAACAGGAAGTGGTTCGCATTTTTCATAAGATGTTTGCCGAAATCAGTACTGATTACCTATACAAGTATGATGTATTGAGAAACTGTGTGCTGGACCTGGTACATGAGGCATCGAAGCTGCAGCCGGAGGTTAGCTTACTGCAGCATTCCAACGCCGCTGCCCGTATTGCCGCCATGTTTACAGAATTGCTGGAGCGGCAGTTTCCGGTGGCATCGCTATCGCAACAGATAGCCCTGCGTACCCCCGGCGACTTTGCGGAGGCTTTATCTATACATGTTAATCATCTCAACAAAGCATTAAAGGAAATTACTGGGAAAACCACTTCGGCGCTGATTGCCGAAAGAATCATACAGGAAGCCCGGTTATTGCTGAAGCGTACCCAATGGAATGTATCAGAAATAGCCAATTGCCTGGGATTTGAAGAGCTGCCTCACTTCATTCATTTCTTTCGTAAAAATGTACAGATGACGCCTGCCGCCTATCGTAAGTAA
- a CDS encoding SDR family NAD(P)-dependent oxidoreductase, whose amino-acid sequence MAKSIIIVGAGAGQGLALAERFGREGFQIGFINRDAEKAAALLQQLTAKGITAYTHSADVTRPEALEQAIQALKTKLGDIHVLLYNAAHIRQQDILETTPDNLIADFKVNVAAALQSTQLVFEELQKHKGAILFSGGGLAIEPKAAYGSLSIGKAGIRSLALQLHDRLKAADVFVGTLSVTAHITPESTTHSPAILADIFWQLYQDRKEVEIVH is encoded by the coding sequence ATGGCAAAATCAATCATCATCGTAGGAGCAGGTGCAGGGCAGGGATTGGCCCTGGCAGAGCGTTTTGGTCGCGAAGGATTTCAGATAGGATTTATTAACCGCGATGCAGAAAAGGCTGCTGCCTTATTGCAGCAGCTGACCGCAAAAGGTATTACTGCCTATACCCACTCCGCCGATGTAACCCGGCCGGAAGCCCTGGAGCAGGCCATACAGGCGCTGAAAACAAAATTGGGAGATATACATGTATTGTTATACAATGCGGCGCATATCCGGCAGCAGGACATCCTGGAAACAACGCCGGATAACCTGATCGCCGACTTTAAAGTAAATGTAGCCGCTGCTTTACAAAGTACCCAGCTGGTGTTTGAGGAACTGCAAAAGCATAAAGGGGCTATCCTGTTTTCCGGCGGCGGATTAGCGATTGAACCGAAAGCAGCTTATGGTTCTTTGTCTATTGGCAAGGCAGGCATCCGTAGCCTGGCATTGCAACTGCATGACCGGCTGAAAGCAGCCGATGTATTTGTAGGTACGCTATCTGTCACCGCTCATATTACGCCGGAAAGTACGACCCACTCACCTGCTATTCTAGCGGATATTTTCTGGCAGTTGTATCAGGACCGGAAGGAAGTGGAAATTGTGCATTAA